In Edaphobacter paludis, a single window of DNA contains:
- the hpt gene encoding hypoxanthine phosphoribosyltransferase, translating into MANSSPAFPRASGMEVLFSKTQIAERVREIGAQISADYEGKSIVLIGVLKGAAIFLSDLARAIEVNNTFDFVAVSSYGPAKMSSGIVKLIKDIDNPIEGKHVILVEDILDTGLTLSYLRGMMLQHKPASLKIATCLDKPARRLVPMDADYVGFQIPNQFVIGYGMDYAEQYRNLEDIRIFSDNTTQSVGFQKNRSRSSHSVEG; encoded by the coding sequence ATGGCTAACAGTTCACCAGCCTTTCCCCGTGCCTCCGGGATGGAAGTTCTTTTTTCGAAGACTCAGATTGCTGAGCGCGTTCGCGAGATCGGGGCGCAGATCTCAGCCGACTACGAGGGCAAATCCATTGTCTTGATCGGCGTTTTGAAGGGTGCCGCAATCTTTCTATCTGATCTGGCTCGGGCGATTGAGGTGAACAATACTTTCGATTTTGTTGCGGTTTCGAGCTATGGCCCCGCCAAAATGTCCAGCGGAATAGTAAAGCTGATCAAGGACATCGACAACCCTATTGAAGGGAAACATGTGATTCTTGTCGAAGATATTCTCGATACGGGACTTACGTTGAGTTATCTGCGAGGAATGATGTTGCAGCATAAGCCGGCTTCGCTGAAGATCGCGACCTGCCTCGACAAGCCGGCGCGGCGTCTCGTGCCGATGGATGCAGATTATGTGGGATTCCAGATTCCGAATCAGTTTGTGATCGGGTATGGCATGGATTATGCCGAGCAATATCGAAATCTCGAAGACATTCGGATTTTTTCTGACAATACAACGCAGAGTGTGGGATTTCAAAAAAATAGAAGCAGATCCTCCCACTCCGTGGAAGGATGA
- a CDS encoding RluA family pseudouridine synthase: protein MLNRGYAYTTIISSKYHGRTLLSHLASLYPHSSPQAWQQKLNNREVTVNGVTATGSESLTLGQTLVWNRPPWIEPDSPQHFEVLFNDLHLLAVNKPSGLPTLPGAGFMENTLLRLVQKQSPNANPVHRLGRATTGIVLFAKTPQVASKLSANWNTPRIQKIYRALAQGSAQHDAYEILTPIGLVPHPLIGSVWAANLSGKPSKSLAKVISRTISTTTFEVSLNSGRPHQIRIHLASIGHPLVGDPLYGFTGQPLEDLPGLPGDGGYFLHAQFLKFHHPITGEQINLEAALPSGSSSHR, encoded by the coding sequence ATGCTCAACCGGGGCTATGCCTATACCACAATCATCAGCAGCAAATATCATGGACGAACCCTGCTCTCCCACTTGGCAAGCCTTTACCCACACTCGAGTCCACAAGCCTGGCAACAAAAACTGAACAACCGCGAAGTCACCGTCAACGGCGTCACCGCCACGGGAAGCGAATCGCTCACTTTAGGCCAGACGCTTGTCTGGAACCGTCCGCCCTGGATCGAACCAGACTCTCCACAGCACTTCGAAGTCCTGTTTAATGACCTCCATCTGTTGGCTGTCAACAAACCTAGCGGGCTGCCCACTCTCCCCGGCGCCGGCTTCATGGAAAACACCCTCCTGCGCCTGGTGCAAAAGCAAAGCCCCAATGCAAACCCTGTCCACCGGCTGGGCCGAGCCACCACCGGCATCGTCCTCTTCGCCAAAACACCGCAGGTGGCCTCTAAACTATCCGCAAACTGGAACACACCCAGAATTCAAAAAATCTACCGAGCGCTGGCTCAAGGCAGTGCACAGCACGACGCCTACGAAATTCTCACACCCATCGGCCTTGTACCGCACCCGCTCATTGGTTCCGTATGGGCCGCCAACCTAAGTGGCAAACCGTCAAAGTCATTGGCGAAGGTGATCTCACGCACGATAAGCACCACAACATTTGAGGTAAGCCTAAATTCGGGCCGCCCTCATCAAATCAGAATCCATCTGGCATCCATCGGTCATCCACTGGTAGGCGATCCTCTGTACGGCTTCACCGGCCAGCCTCTTGAAGATCTCCCAGGCCTCCCGGGAGATGGAGGATATTTCCTGCACGCCCAGTTTCTGAAATTTCACCACCCCATCACCGGAGAACAAATTAATCTTGAGGCAGCTTTGCCGTCTGGATCCTCATCGCATCGGTAG
- the fahA gene encoding fumarylacetoacetase: protein MALRSWVTSANDAVSDFPIQNLPYGVFRHRERTRIGVAIGDQILDLHACASHGLLAPLSEEIIAACSAHLLNPLMSLGPESWSALRRHLSALLDADQADTQTQGRTEALLVPMRDAAMQLPAQIGDYTDFYASIYHATRVGKLFRPDNPLLPNYKYVPIGYHGRASSIVVSGSEIRRPCGQTKGSNPEPVFGPAHSMDYELEVGIFVGPGNPLGCSIPITEAEQHIFGVCLVNDWSARDIQSWEYQPLGPFLSKSFATTISPWIVPLEALAPYRVAALKRPAGDPAPLPYLASPSSDRDGIDLTLEVYLQSQRMRHTGVMPTLLSRANLRDLYWTLAQLLTHHASNGCNLRPGDLLATGTISGPDEGSEGCLLEKKLNAEPIRLPGGEVRTFLEDGDQITFRAYAEKPGLPRIGLGECTGTLLSPYLPHIHTGS from the coding sequence ATGGCGCTGAGAAGCTGGGTTACCTCTGCCAATGATGCGGTCTCGGATTTCCCCATCCAGAACCTGCCGTACGGCGTGTTTCGGCATCGCGAAAGAACACGCATCGGCGTCGCCATTGGCGACCAGATCCTCGATCTGCACGCCTGTGCCAGCCATGGTCTGCTCGCACCGCTCTCGGAAGAAATCATCGCTGCCTGCAGCGCACATCTTCTCAATCCCCTGATGTCTCTCGGGCCGGAATCATGGTCCGCGCTGCGCCGTCATCTCAGCGCGCTTCTCGATGCAGATCAGGCCGACACGCAGACGCAGGGCCGCACCGAAGCACTGCTCGTCCCCATGCGCGACGCTGCCATGCAGCTTCCGGCACAGATCGGCGACTATACCGACTTCTACGCCTCCATCTATCACGCGACTAGAGTTGGCAAGCTATTCCGTCCCGACAACCCGCTGCTGCCAAACTACAAGTACGTTCCCATCGGCTATCACGGCCGCGCCTCCTCCATCGTGGTCAGCGGATCGGAGATCCGAAGACCATGTGGGCAGACAAAAGGCTCGAACCCCGAGCCTGTCTTTGGACCCGCGCATTCCATGGACTATGAGTTGGAGGTTGGTATCTTTGTCGGTCCCGGCAATCCCCTCGGATGCAGCATCCCTATCACCGAAGCGGAACAACATATCTTCGGCGTGTGTCTGGTCAACGACTGGTCTGCGCGCGACATCCAGTCCTGGGAGTATCAACCGCTCGGGCCCTTCCTATCAAAGAGCTTCGCCACAACCATCTCTCCATGGATCGTTCCCTTGGAAGCCCTCGCCCCCTATCGTGTCGCTGCACTGAAACGCCCTGCCGGTGACCCAGCCCCCCTCCCCTACCTGGCTTCTCCGTCCTCCGACCGCGACGGCATCGACCTCACGCTCGAGGTCTATCTCCAGTCGCAGCGAATGCGCCACACCGGCGTTATGCCGACACTGCTCAGCAGAGCGAATCTGCGCGACCTCTATTGGACGCTCGCCCAACTGCTTACCCACCACGCCAGTAACGGCTGCAACCTGCGGCCTGGGGATCTACTCGCCACCGGCACGATCTCTGGCCCGGACGAAGGCTCGGAGGGATGCCTTCTCGAGAAGAAGCTCAACGCCGAGCCTATCCGCCTGCCCGGCGGAGAGGTGCGAACCTTCCTCGAAGACGGCGACCAGATTACCTTCCGCGCTTACGCCGAAAAGCCCGGCCTGCCAAGAATCGGCCTCGGCGAATGCACCGGCACACTCCTCAGCCCCTACTTACCCCACATACATACTGGTTCGTAA
- a CDS encoding LLM class flavin-dependent oxidoreductase, with protein sequence MAESNIRKGLQLSILDQSPVSAGSTPAQALQNSIELARKVDDLGYKRFWMSEHHAMDTLACTAPEIMLARIGAETRQIRLGSGGIMLPHYTPLKVAEVFRTLHALYPGRIDLGIGRAPGGGPMEALALKRDRSTKMLDDFPDQVSELLAFLDSDFPQQHPFARIRVSPQMPGGPDVWMLGSSMWSSAAAAEFGLPYAFAHFFSGESSRAAITAYQRSFIPSRYRSEPEAMVAVGAICAPTQEEAEFLASSVRLLQWRIRQGDRSPVSSPEDAQRELTLLGNPTTETGEWPRYFVGTPAKVKSNLEQMAEALGISEIVVNSIIWDHATRLRSYELLAEAFGLKRSSEQSLALGAKNGS encoded by the coding sequence ATGGCAGAAAGCAACATACGAAAAGGCTTACAGCTCTCCATCCTGGACCAATCCCCCGTCTCAGCGGGGAGCACCCCGGCGCAAGCCTTGCAAAACTCCATCGAACTGGCCCGCAAAGTAGACGATCTCGGCTACAAACGCTTCTGGATGTCAGAACACCACGCCATGGACACCCTCGCCTGCACCGCTCCCGAGATCATGCTGGCCCGCATCGGCGCGGAGACCCGCCAAATCCGCCTCGGGTCCGGTGGCATCATGCTGCCACATTACACGCCGTTGAAGGTGGCAGAGGTCTTCCGCACCCTGCACGCCCTCTACCCCGGCCGCATCGATCTCGGCATCGGTCGCGCTCCCGGTGGCGGTCCCATGGAGGCGCTGGCGCTCAAACGCGACCGCAGCACTAAGATGCTCGATGACTTTCCCGATCAGGTCAGCGAACTACTCGCCTTTCTCGACAGCGATTTTCCTCAGCAGCACCCCTTCGCCCGCATTCGCGTCTCGCCGCAGATGCCCGGTGGCCCCGACGTCTGGATGCTGGGGTCCAGCATGTGGAGTTCCGCCGCAGCGGCCGAGTTCGGCCTCCCCTATGCCTTCGCTCATTTCTTCAGCGGCGAGTCCTCCCGAGCCGCCATCACGGCCTACCAGCGCAGCTTCATTCCCAGCAGATACCGCTCTGAGCCGGAGGCAATGGTTGCCGTCGGGGCGATCTGCGCTCCAACGCAGGAAGAGGCCGAGTTCCTCGCCTCAAGCGTCCGCCTCCTGCAATGGCGCATCCGTCAGGGAGACCGCAGCCCGGTCTCCTCGCCTGAAGATGCTCAACGCGAACTGACGCTTCTTGGAAATCCCACGACAGAGACAGGCGAGTGGCCGCGCTACTTCGTCGGTACCCCGGCAAAGGTAAAGTCTAATCTCGAACAGATGGCAGAGGCGCTCGGCATCAGCGAAATCGTAGTCAACTCGATCATTTGGGACCACGCCACCCGCCTGCGAAGCTACGAACTGCTCGCCGAAGCATTCGGGTTGAAAAGGTCATCCGAACAGTCTTTAGCTTTAGGCGCTAAAAACGGTTCCTGA
- a CDS encoding tetratricopeptide repeat protein: MLLLPIAHAQLPAGTTDTTQTQTQTDQDPLRTQASAALDQRDFPTALKLLTSLAAKNPNDAHLLYDLGFTQESLDQTSNAAETYRRAAAADPKYFEPHLSLGLLLARTGQHDAARAELLSATTLTPSTDPALKARAWRALARLDQTTRHSDASNELLEAMKISPETPDDIILSGELAEASGDLPAAEAAYRRLLSADPQSATATSALVHLLEREKKSDQAETLLTAALAKNPDDPALNAQLASLYDAQNQPEKAIPLIEKLHAANPGDATLTRLLAHLYSSNSQFDKAAPLYATLTTAYPNDPTLVTDRADALIHLKQFAEAESLLKRTLAEPSAFATKDDLGLAASHLAFAASANEDPATTLQALAIRDKVLPQSPSSLFLAATAYDKLHQVKQARDLYKQFLSVANNRFPDEEWQARHRLVTLDHMR; encoded by the coding sequence TTGCTTCTTCTCCCAATAGCCCACGCCCAGCTTCCCGCCGGGACAACCGACACGACCCAGACGCAAACCCAGACTGATCAGGACCCACTCCGCACCCAGGCCAGCGCCGCGCTCGATCAACGCGACTTCCCTACCGCTCTCAAGCTTCTCACCAGCCTCGCCGCCAAAAATCCCAACGACGCCCATCTCCTTTACGACCTCGGCTTTACACAGGAGTCGCTCGACCAGACCTCTAACGCCGCCGAAACCTACCGCCGCGCCGCCGCCGCCGATCCCAAATACTTCGAGCCGCATCTCTCCCTCGGCCTGCTGCTCGCGCGCACCGGACAGCACGACGCAGCCCGCGCCGAACTCCTCAGCGCAACCACGCTGACTCCTTCCACCGACCCCGCGCTCAAAGCCCGTGCCTGGCGCGCCCTCGCTCGTCTCGATCAAACGACCCGTCACTCCGACGCCAGCAATGAGCTTCTCGAAGCCATGAAAATCTCGCCCGAGACCCCCGACGACATCATCCTCTCGGGCGAACTCGCCGAAGCCTCCGGAGACCTGCCCGCAGCCGAAGCCGCCTACCGTCGCCTGCTGAGCGCCGACCCGCAAAGCGCGACCGCCACCTCTGCATTGGTGCACCTCCTCGAACGCGAAAAGAAGTCCGATCAGGCCGAAACCCTGCTCACCGCCGCGCTGGCAAAAAACCCTGACGACCCCGCCCTCAACGCCCAGCTAGCCAGCCTCTACGACGCCCAGAACCAGCCGGAAAAGGCGATTCCGCTCATCGAAAAGCTGCACGCGGCCAATCCCGGCGACGCTACCCTCACCCGCTTGCTCGCCCATCTCTATAGCAGCAACAGCCAGTTCGACAAGGCTGCTCCCTTGTACGCCACGCTCACCACCGCTTACCCGAACGACCCCACCCTCGTCACCGACCGCGCCGACGCTCTCATTCACCTCAAGCAATTCGCCGAAGCCGAGTCCCTTCTCAAGCGCACCCTCGCCGAGCCATCCGCCTTCGCCACCAAGGACGATCTCGGCCTGGCCGCCAGCCACCTCGCCTTTGCCGCTTCGGCCAATGAAGATCCGGCCACCACCTTGCAAGCGCTAGCAATTCGTGATAAAGTGCTGCCACAGTCACCGTCATCCCTGTTCCTGGCGGCGACCGCGTACGACAAGCTTCACCAGGTCAAGCAGGCGCGCGACCTGTATAAACAGTTTCTCTCCGTGGCCAACAACAGGTTCCCGGATGAGGAGTGGCAGGCCCGCCACCGCCTTGTCACCCTCGATCACATGCGGTAG
- a CDS encoding ATP-binding protein: MLAQDLIDRLSEHKTLSAAPRTELEWLAAHGSIRNLNPGEVLSVKGRQVEALYIILSGRLALFVDRGAGPNKVIEWRAGDVAGLLPYSRLMTPPGDSIALEPLEILAIPRDHLREMTRECFEVTSILVHTMIDRARLFTSSDLQNEKMISLGKLSAGLAHELNNPASAIERCAATLEDRIEDVEEITRGLAAATLSDAQMATIDVVRASCMAKQKGPRSPLEQLDREEAIAEWLANHGMDTVCASTLADTEVTLESLNLLVAAVEPPARNAIVRWVAAGCAVRSLAMKIQDCSMRISSLVTAVKGFTHMDQANVSEPVNLGPGLRNSVAVLNSKACEKSVVVTLELEPELPKACGFAGELTQIWGILLDNALDAVANGGRVEVLAVRDDQNVVVRIIDDGPGIPEEVRDRIFDPFFTTKPQGHGTGLGLDIVRRLVRHNDGAIDFESQPGRTEFRVRLPIAKDLPSLSLAGG, encoded by the coding sequence GTGCTAGCACAAGACCTCATCGATCGGTTGTCAGAACACAAAACCCTGAGCGCCGCGCCCCGGACGGAGTTAGAGTGGCTGGCCGCACACGGATCGATCCGAAATCTGAATCCTGGCGAAGTGTTGAGCGTGAAGGGTCGCCAGGTCGAGGCTCTTTATATCATTCTCTCCGGGCGGCTGGCTTTATTCGTCGATCGTGGTGCCGGACCGAACAAGGTCATCGAATGGCGCGCCGGAGACGTTGCCGGGCTGTTGCCGTATTCGCGGCTCATGACTCCGCCTGGCGATTCCATTGCGCTGGAGCCGCTGGAAATTCTCGCCATACCCCGCGACCATCTCAGGGAGATGACGCGAGAGTGCTTTGAGGTCACTTCGATCCTGGTCCATACCATGATTGATCGCGCCCGGCTGTTTACCTCCAGTGACCTGCAAAACGAAAAGATGATCTCCCTGGGCAAACTCTCGGCAGGCTTGGCCCACGAACTCAATAATCCAGCCTCTGCGATTGAGCGTTGCGCGGCTACGCTCGAGGACCGCATTGAAGATGTAGAAGAGATCACGCGCGGTCTGGCTGCGGCGACACTAAGCGATGCCCAAATGGCCACCATCGATGTGGTCCGCGCGTCCTGCATGGCAAAACAGAAAGGACCGCGGTCCCCTCTGGAACAATTGGATCGCGAAGAGGCTATTGCAGAGTGGCTCGCCAACCACGGAATGGATACGGTCTGCGCGAGCACGCTTGCCGACACCGAAGTCACACTTGAATCGCTGAACCTCCTGGTTGCTGCAGTGGAGCCGCCGGCACGGAACGCGATAGTGCGTTGGGTAGCGGCCGGTTGTGCCGTACGGAGCCTGGCCATGAAGATTCAGGATTGTTCGATGCGCATTTCAAGCCTGGTGACCGCGGTTAAGGGATTCACGCACATGGATCAGGCCAACGTGTCCGAGCCGGTGAATCTAGGCCCAGGCCTGAGAAACTCTGTGGCGGTGCTGAATTCGAAGGCGTGTGAGAAGTCGGTGGTCGTCACCTTGGAGTTGGAGCCTGAACTGCCAAAGGCGTGCGGCTTTGCCGGTGAATTGACCCAGATATGGGGAATACTGCTCGACAATGCCTTGGACGCCGTAGCGAATGGCGGTCGGGTTGAGGTCCTTGCAGTCCGCGATGACCAGAATGTCGTGGTGCGAATTATCGACGACGGCCCGGGAATTCCAGAGGAGGTTCGCGACCGCATCTTCGATCCGTTCTTCACCACCAAACCCCAAGGACACGGAACCGGCCTCGGGCTGGACATCGTCCGTCGACTCGTGCGCCATAACGACGGCGCTATCGACTTTGAATCGCAACCCGGCCGCACCGAGTTTCGAGTCAGGCTTCCGATCGCCAAAGATCTTCCCAGCCTGAGTTTGGCGGGTGGGTAA
- a CDS encoding prolipoprotein diacylglyceryl transferase family protein, with the protein MYPYIDIGPVHLGTFGLLLWLAAVVATVVLHKNFMRNKVDADALTVVAFVVIAGILGAKAWHELENVSELRAAMAQIVAPGWNHPLDILVDFLHWFQAGFAWFGGLVAGIAMLMWQGREAKPGGVTGWLASVRMLDLATPAAAIGYGVGRIGCLTSGDGDYGINTTLPWGVHMAKNALVPPNPPTALVQPTPIYELLFGLALAWLLWQLGRKLRPIGWLTGLYLVLSGLGRFLVEFVRINPRLYWGMSNAQMAAIGSMLVGIVVMLVAWRRAVATTPVVQVSSGITN; encoded by the coding sequence ATGTATCCCTATATCGATATCGGCCCAGTTCATCTGGGTACATTTGGACTGCTGTTGTGGTTGGCTGCGGTTGTCGCGACGGTCGTGTTGCACAAGAACTTTATGCGAAATAAGGTCGATGCCGATGCATTAACCGTCGTGGCATTTGTCGTCATCGCGGGCATTCTCGGCGCAAAGGCCTGGCATGAACTGGAGAATGTCTCCGAACTACGCGCAGCTATGGCGCAGATTGTCGCTCCGGGCTGGAACCATCCGTTGGATATTCTGGTCGACTTTCTGCATTGGTTTCAGGCAGGATTCGCCTGGTTCGGCGGCCTTGTCGCGGGAATTGCAATGCTGATGTGGCAGGGGCGCGAAGCGAAGCCCGGAGGCGTAACCGGATGGCTGGCATCGGTGCGGATGCTCGACCTGGCGACTCCCGCGGCGGCGATTGGCTACGGCGTGGGACGGATCGGCTGCCTGACCTCGGGCGATGGCGATTACGGAATCAACACCACCCTTCCGTGGGGCGTCCACATGGCGAAGAACGCGTTGGTTCCCCCCAATCCTCCGACTGCGCTGGTGCAGCCTACACCGATCTACGAGTTGCTATTCGGTCTAGCGCTGGCGTGGCTGTTGTGGCAGCTTGGCCGGAAACTCCGGCCGATAGGCTGGCTAACCGGCTTGTATCTCGTGCTCAGCGGCTTAGGCCGCTTCCTGGTGGAGTTTGTACGCATTAACCCCAGGCTCTACTGGGGCATGAGCAACGCTCAGATGGCGGCGATCGGCTCGATGCTTGTCGGGATAGTAGTAATGCTGGTGGCCTGGCGACGCGCGGTGGCTACGACGCCGGTGGTGCAGGTTAGTTCAGGAATTACAAATTAA
- the hmgA gene encoding homogentisate 1,2-dioxygenase: MSEEIRYQSGFGNEFATEAVPGALPRGQNAPQKHPLGLYTEQFSGSPFTAPRATNRRTWTYRIRPSVTHRPYEEIPTGLIRSGPFHETPTTPNQLRWDPLPLPESETDFVDGIVTLGGSGDPAMQTGVAIHLYAANLSMRDRFFYSADGEFLIVPQLGALRLHTELGILEAAPGEICVIPRGVKFRVVLLEQHARGYICENYGLPFRLPELGAIGANGLANPRDFKIPVASYEDHEGEFHITAKFLGRLWSASIDHSPLDVVAWHGNYAPYKYDLALFNCINTVSFDHPDPSIYTVLSSPTAVPGTANCDFAIFPPRWLVAEHSFRPPWFHRNLMNEFMGLIFGVYDAKAEGFLPGGASLHNCMAGHGPDAETFERATNAELKPQHLEDTLAFMFETSLVVRPTQFAMNTRILQHEYYECWQGLKKRFASAANAEST, translated from the coding sequence ATGTCCGAGGAAATTCGGTATCAATCCGGCTTCGGCAACGAATTCGCCACCGAAGCAGTTCCAGGAGCGTTGCCGCGTGGCCAGAACGCTCCTCAAAAGCATCCCCTCGGCCTCTACACCGAGCAGTTCAGCGGCTCCCCCTTTACCGCGCCGCGAGCCACCAATCGCCGCACCTGGACCTATCGGATTCGCCCCTCCGTAACCCACCGTCCTTATGAAGAGATTCCAACCGGCTTGATTCGCAGCGGCCCATTTCACGAGACCCCCACCACTCCCAATCAACTCCGCTGGGACCCGCTTCCGCTGCCCGAATCGGAGACGGACTTCGTCGACGGCATCGTCACACTCGGCGGCAGTGGCGACCCGGCCATGCAGACTGGCGTCGCCATCCATCTCTACGCTGCGAACCTCTCCATGCGCGACCGCTTCTTTTATAGCGCGGACGGAGAGTTCCTGATCGTGCCGCAGTTGGGAGCGCTGCGCCTGCACACCGAACTGGGCATTCTCGAAGCGGCGCCCGGAGAGATCTGCGTCATTCCCCGCGGCGTCAAGTTCCGCGTTGTCTTATTGGAGCAGCACGCTCGCGGATACATCTGTGAAAACTATGGTCTGCCCTTTCGTCTGCCTGAGCTGGGAGCGATCGGCGCCAACGGCCTGGCAAACCCGCGCGACTTCAAAATCCCCGTTGCCTCCTACGAAGACCACGAAGGCGAATTTCACATTACTGCAAAATTTCTGGGCAGGCTCTGGTCCGCATCCATCGACCACTCCCCACTGGACGTCGTCGCCTGGCACGGCAACTACGCACCTTACAAGTACGACCTCGCGCTCTTCAACTGTATTAACACCGTATCGTTCGATCATCCGGACCCGTCGATCTATACCGTTCTGAGTTCGCCAACCGCTGTTCCCGGCACGGCAAACTGCGACTTCGCCATCTTTCCACCGCGGTGGCTGGTCGCCGAGCATAGCTTCCGCCCTCCATGGTTTCACCGCAACCTGATGAATGAATTCATGGGCCTCATCTTTGGCGTATACGATGCCAAAGCCGAGGGATTTCTTCCCGGCGGAGCCAGCCTCCATAACTGCATGGCCGGTCACGGTCCGGATGCCGAAACCTTTGAGCGGGCCACCAACGCCGAGTTGAAACCGCAGCATCTCGAAGACACGTTAGCGTTCATGTTCGAGACCAGCCTCGTCGTGCGCCCCACCCAATTCGCAATGAACACCAGAATCCTGCAACACGAATACTATGAGTGCTGGCAGGGGCTGAAAAAACGCTTCGCCTCCGCAGCCAACGCAGAGTCAACCTAG
- a CDS encoding M48 family peptidase — MFPALISIFEEQYRDLRPRAPIPPLDIRFRRFTSLNTTIRLREGRLHVRLSDLLESAPESVHRAIAHILLAKLYKKPIAPIHADRYRRHVSSEAISKQAEHIRQTRGRKRIFTSVGHHYDLDEVFEALNARFFHGLLGRPTLTWSAHHARRMLGHYDAAHNTIVVSRVFDRPDTPRCAVEYLLYHEMLHLKHPVRVKAGRRCVHSREFQAEERLFPELEAAKAYLKRL; from the coding sequence GTGTTCCCCGCACTCATCTCCATCTTTGAAGAGCAGTACCGAGACCTTCGTCCGCGCGCTCCAATTCCGCCGCTCGACATCCGCTTTCGTCGCTTTACGTCGCTCAATACTACGATCAGGCTGCGCGAAGGCCGTCTCCATGTTCGCCTCTCCGACCTTCTGGAATCGGCGCCAGAAAGCGTTCACCGCGCCATCGCCCACATTCTGCTGGCAAAGCTCTACAAGAAGCCCATCGCGCCGATCCATGCAGACCGCTACCGCCGCCACGTCAGTTCCGAAGCGATCTCGAAACAAGCCGAACACATTCGTCAGACCCGGGGACGCAAGCGCATCTTCACCTCCGTCGGCCATCACTACGATCTGGATGAGGTCTTCGAGGCTCTGAACGCGCGCTTTTTTCATGGGCTTCTCGGTCGCCCCACGCTTACCTGGAGCGCTCACCATGCGCGCCGCATGTTGGGCCACTACGACGCCGCACACAATACCATCGTCGTCAGCCGGGTATTCGACCGGCCGGATACACCGCGGTGCGCTGTCGAATACCTGCTGTATCACGAGATGCTTCACCTTAAGCATCCTGTCCGCGTCAAGGCCGGGCGACGCTGCGTCCACTCCCGCGAGTTCCAGGCAGAAGAACGGCTCTTCCCGGAGTTGGAAGCGGCCAAAGCTTACCTTAAGCGCCTTTAG
- a CDS encoding phenylalanine 4-monooxygenase: MKTATFSAAAPFIIRQDYAAYTAEQHAVWAELVGRVLPELERHAAQEYLDGLQLIDLKKDCLPNLESISARLFPRTGWNSTPVSGFLPAPAFFEMLSMRCFPTTTWLRSRESLEYTPEPDIFHDVFGHVPMHAHLVYADFLQHYGRVCAATSDATILEKLGRLFWYTVEFGVIRQRNEIKVYGSGLISSHGECLNVISGHCAIRNFSLNEVLDTPVKVNELHKLLFAVNSFDQIYEAMHEAERRLLHGRL; encoded by the coding sequence ATGAAGACCGCAACGTTTTCGGCCGCCGCGCCTTTCATCATTCGCCAGGATTACGCGGCCTACACCGCAGAGCAGCACGCGGTATGGGCAGAGCTTGTCGGCCGTGTTCTTCCGGAGTTGGAACGGCACGCCGCGCAGGAGTATCTCGATGGTCTTCAGCTCATCGATCTCAAGAAAGACTGCCTGCCCAATCTCGAATCCATCAGTGCCCGACTCTTCCCCCGAACCGGCTGGAATTCCACGCCGGTAAGCGGCTTTCTTCCTGCCCCCGCCTTCTTTGAAATGCTGTCCATGCGCTGCTTCCCAACGACCACATGGCTGCGCAGCAGAGAATCGCTCGAGTACACGCCCGAGCCGGATATCTTTCACGATGTCTTTGGCCATGTGCCGATGCACGCTCATCTGGTGTATGCCGATTTTCTGCAACACTATGGGCGCGTCTGCGCAGCCACCTCCGACGCGACAATTTTGGAGAAACTCGGCCGCCTGTTCTGGTATACGGTTGAGTTCGGAGTGATCCGGCAACGAAATGAAATCAAAGTGTACGGAAGTGGACTGATCAGCTCCCACGGCGAATGCCTGAATGTCATCTCGGGCCATTGCGCCATCAGGAATTTTTCCCTGAATGAGGTGCTGGACACTCCCGTAAAAGTAAATGAGTTGCATAAACTGCTTTTTGCTGTGAACAGTTTTGATCAGATCTACGAGGCAATGCACGAGGCAGAGCGGCGATTGCTGCATGGTCGCCTGTGA